The Lolium perenne isolate Kyuss_39 chromosome 6, Kyuss_2.0, whole genome shotgun sequence genome segment cactacttgggcggactatgaggatgcccctgccgtaggcttcgcgacagctgctgaggctgtgaccaccaagttctgggtaaggcatatatttctcgagcaccgttcatagttgatgaccctaatgtgctagctcatgactttcacaactgatttatgcatgattgaagtgcttctatcgtgtggacccggagcatgacacgcaggcgcgtctcactttgcgtggcgcttgcgagaggttgacaccgcaacagtggtacaaccaaaagttcaccagcgctagtgccttctgggctaacaagggtaagagggtcaagaaggagtactatgttggtaacgagcctacggaggaatgggcaatgaccattgaggagtacatgtcggtgagtaaaatgtcaatgagattctacattgcgctaagttttcattgaattatcttgagctgagtattgcgttttcaggtttgtcccgagtgggccgagcagcatagggaggcatgggaggagctgattaggCGAGGTGGCTCAGCAgacgaggagtttgcagccgtgtcgaggcgtaacatggagaaccgaggcaccggtggcacacctttgcgcgggaaaccgcgactacacccgcttcaaggggaaaaaggtatgtatatacatggaacgaccttcattcatttccgccatgtctcatttgtggtacgcttaacttttcttttcgcgatgcagggtggcgaggcaccacctggggtggtgcttcatgatgcccagatatatgacatgatgcggacgaagcagaagcccaatcccgcattgcctcagccacagtactacggcaatgccaaggccgccaaggaggactactacgacatggtcaagtctcgtcaccccgaggtggatgaccccttgagcattccggtcgacgaggagtcgttggtcctgtcggggcacgggcgtccgcatggccgtttcccttggatgaataaggcggtcaagcctacccactccacgagctacacgcgcctcaagcataccctcaccgccgacagcccccagcctcgtccacggcctgctcgtccacccgcctacgatgtaagtttcctcattttcatcctctttccggttttccttcctacatggctaagtgtttacgagattcattgtttctgaaattgtagcctgacttcgaggcggccttcgaagcctgcaatgaagcgtatcagcaggccgctgcccagtggaataGGCAGAATACGGCCTATATGACGTATATATCAGTAAGTCTGAATCTTTCTTCTCGcgcaagtagatgacaagtctcagtttgatgctttatttctgcaaagcctaacttgtaacctatcttgcaggaaatgatgatctctatgtctactggtacaccgccaccggctcgagttaccgtggcgggggacatgcctatcatgccatcgagggcagctttcgctgcgacttactacggatccacaccggaggtaagttctttgccaaaccggtagttaccactttcctttgcctcgcaagttgctaacatgtaggaaacacgtagggaacgggatggtccgggaaccaggcatcgccgggtgggcgcgaggtcacaccggttcatgaaggtggtcggtctcctgggcgttctgctggtgcctctccgtcgactactcctgggactactcctgggactactcccggtgcctctccgtcgacttctcctgaGCGTGCTaccggtccttctccaggtggtttttctgcagcttctaccggagcgAAACCCCGGGCTGCTCGTTTCGCCAACGATGTGGGCGGACACACCCCGCCCGGGTCCTTCCTCCGCTAGTCGGCACTGGGCTTCTTGCTTGCCATCATTTGCTACCTACTACTATgtattggatgacatggcactctcctcttgtatgctactacatgcaccatgtatgctactatgtggatttcatgctatttatgtgaattatggatgaatttggatgtatttgtatgctactatgtggatttcatgctatttatgtgaattatggtgaATTTGGATGAATTATGGTGAATTTCGATGAATTTGGATGTATTTAGATGTATGAACTGCTAAACTGTCCATTGTGAACTGCTGGAACGGTGCAAAGTGAACTGCTGAAAAAAAAAAATTGAGcaggtctacgccgagggcaatgccgtcggcatagaccctGGCATAGACCATATGGTCAGGTCTATGCCGAGGGCATTACCCTCGGCGTAGACGCTGTCGTGCGGCGCAAGGTGGGCACGGAGAGGACGCCACGTCGCGCaggtggccgtcggcgtctgcatggtggccctcggcgtagacccGTGCTACGGTGCGCCACGGGCTGCCACGCGTCCCCTATATGCCGAgggggctgccctcggcgtagctccatgctacggcgcgccacgggccgccacgtcgtCGTCGCGTCGACCTATGCCGAGGGGGATCCCCTCGGCGTATGGACAGCGCCGTTAACGGCGACGGCACGCCAGCGAGCGTACGCCGACGGTGAGTACGCCGACGGCGAACACGGTCCTCGGCGTAggtggcgtacgccgacggctagGCCTACGCCGACGGTGGTCACGGCTATGCCGAGGGACCTGTACGCCGACGAtgtacgccgagggctgccgtcggcgtagcctacgccgagggcaaggcatggctacgccgagggcagccggccgtcggcgtacgcgccGATTCCTGTAGTAGTATCATAAGGTTCGCACTTCGGCTTACCCATGTTCACGATTGCCAAGACTTTTGCAACTGCTGATCCTCATCATTGACAGCATATGTGGTGTGTCTGATCGCCCATGAGATCACCGATTGCTTATTCGATAGTAAACCCTCACCTAGTCCTCGGCTCCTGTATCCTTTTTGAGTAAGCAAACAGCAAAAGGACAAGCAACGTCGTCATCATCGGCTCATCGCTACACTCTACTCGCATGCATCATGTGGTTGCTCCCCAACTCCAATATCACCCACCAAGGGCAGTATGTCACACTGGGCTGACGAGATTGTAGCTGCCCGATCAAAATTCACCAAGAACTTCTTCCTGGTTCTGAACCATGAGGTCACGGGAAAAATAACTTTCGATCGTGTACTAAACAAGGGAAAATGTGTATATTATTAATATTTCTACTCTCTTCAGCCATAAATAAATGTTtaaaatttgtctaaatttagatgtatctatacactaaatagtgTCTAAACACATCTAAAATTTGATAAATCTTAAACATCTATTTATGGATAGAGGTAGTAGAAAAAATACCTTCACTTTTATGTCAGTATGTCCTATTCCAGCTAATATTATTTTTATCCTTATCCGGCATAAGAAATTGGGTTCCACATCACGCTGGTTATTATCGGATCAATACTACCTAGTGGCCAATACTAATTGAGTAAAGGCCGAGCTCGGTTGATCAGCTGCATCACCTACGTTTAATGTCGTCTTTACCTTTGGGCTTGGTCCCAGCTTATGAAGTCCagcactttgtcgtaaacaaacgCATACTTTCAACACACAGATAGAGTAGTGCTAACAACTTTTTGACACTTATACTAAGAGGAAGCATGGGATACTGCTGTTTATAAATGAGATGTAAGAGCATCTCAACCGGCACTCCCCAAATAGTCGCCGGTAGGGGCGCTGGCACCGGGGAGCAGCGGCGTTTCTCCTCATCCCACGCCTCCTGCGACATGTTTGTCGGCTTCTCCTTCGGTGCCACGCTGCTCGGTTTCGGCGGCGCCTTTGTCGGCGTCTTCGCTGCCTTCACCGGAGCCTTTTTCTTCGGCGGCATCGCGGCGGTGAGGGTTTTTTGGGTTGGAGCCTGGATGAGAGATGGAGCAGCGGGCGGGAGAAATAAGCTGCGGGAGAAATGAGCTGCGGAGGGGAAGAAGTTTAGGGGAAAAGATGTATATTTTTGGGATGTGTGGCTGACAgacggctcccacgcccaaaatatttcgtgccgcgaggcgccggcgcgcccggttcaCCCCCTTCGCGAAGAGGCCGGCACGAGGTTGCCGACGCTTCTATGGGCTCGAAATTGCGCAGACGctttttggggcgcgccggtgcgagcccatttttaCTGCCGCCCCTCAAAATTCTATCGGAACCGCTATCAGGggtgcgccggtggagatgctctaagacagCCGAGTTGCACTAGCCGGTAGATCCTCATCTCTAGACATAGCTAGATTCATGTATCTGTCATCCACTAATGTGACCTTCTGACTTGGTACATAACTCTGGAGAAGAGAATATGTTTTACCCCCACCCTGGAAGGAAAAGCACAGGCAGAAGTGAGCAGTAGGCATCCTATCATAGGATTCTCATGATATTTTGTTGGCATATGGAGCATTGGGGTATTATTCTCAGGATGGACCGAGGAGATAGATAGCAGAGAAAAGAGAGAGTAAGAAAGAAAAGATGATGTGACTGATGCGTCCACAGGATGAGAAGCGGGGATCTTTTCGCTCTCGTTCCCCTCTCTACACAGTAAAAGGCGACCGGGAGGCGACCCTCGTTCCGCCGGCGATTCCGCCGCCCTCCTCCTTCTCGTCGGCCTTGGGGCCGTCGGAAGGGGGTGGGGGGTTGAATCGCCGGGCGGATCTGTGTGCTCGTAGTCTAGGTCAG includes the following:
- the LOC127309864 gene encoding uncharacterized protein, coding for MPNSLLGALIKKFWPGRYTPLSTVPGGPTKLATTWADYEDAPAVGFATAAEAVTTKFWCFYRVDPEHDTQARLTLRGACERLTPQQWYNQKFTSASAFWANKGKRVKKEYYVGNEPTEEWAMTIEEYMSVCPEWAEQHREAWEELIRRGGSADEEFAAGGEAPPGVVLHDAQIYDMMRTKQKPNPALPQPQYYGNAKAAKEDYYDMVKSRHPEVDDPLSIPVDEESLVLSGHGRPHGRFPWMNKAVKPTHSTSYTRLKHTLTADSPQPRPRPARPPAYDPDFEAAFEACNEAYQQAAAQWNRQNTAYMTYISEMMISMSTGTPPPARVTVAGDMPIMPSRAAFAATYYGSTPEGTGWSGNQASPGGREVTPVHEGGRSPGRSAGASPSTTPGTTPGTTPGASPSTSPERATGPSPGGFSAASTGAKPRAARFANDVGGHTPPGSFLR